In the genome of Chloroflexota bacterium, one region contains:
- a CDS encoding DegT/DnrJ/EryC1/StrS family aminotransferase, which yields MSVSVDQLAIAGGTPVRKTKERPWPSWPLATEDDIAAVAAVLRSGKWNRWRSDRVEALEEALKEFTGADHVVALASGTAGLEVALKAAGVRPGDEVILPAYTYIATATAVLQVGGVPVFADIIPETENVDPASMESLITDRTRALLPVHVSGLPCDMAAITALAARHGLRVIEDTAQGIGGTWNGRRLGTIGDAGAYSFQASKNLPGGEGGAVVTNDPELAERAFKLMHINYEVLGWNYRLTAMTAALILSQLERFPDLQARRQANADFLREELSAFPGIEPTRVDPFVTADGLHGLGVRFIGAEFSTGSPVSRNAFVKALHAEGIPCSLGYGDPVHKLPLFQEAATRMRDHCPVACNHPAMVNMDYTKLHLPNVERLCAEEALRFNQPLLLGTRADMQDIVDAVGKIHANQENLATIAN from the coding sequence ATGTCTGTGTCCGTAGATCAACTCGCCATCGCCGGCGGGACGCCGGTGCGTAAAACCAAAGAGCGCCCATGGCCTTCCTGGCCTCTAGCTACCGAGGATGACATCGCCGCCGTGGCCGCCGTGCTGCGCAGCGGCAAGTGGAATCGCTGGCGCAGCGACCGCGTTGAGGCGCTGGAAGAAGCGCTCAAGGAATTCACCGGCGCGGACCATGTGGTGGCGTTGGCGAGCGGCACGGCCGGATTGGAGGTCGCACTCAAGGCGGCGGGCGTGCGGCCCGGCGACGAGGTCATTCTGCCCGCCTATACCTACATAGCTACGGCCACGGCAGTGCTGCAAGTAGGCGGTGTGCCGGTCTTTGCCGACATCATTCCCGAAACGGAAAACGTTGACCCCGCCTCGATGGAATCTCTCATCACCGACCGGACCCGCGCGCTGCTGCCAGTGCATGTTTCCGGCTTGCCCTGCGATATGGCGGCCATCACTGCGCTCGCGGCACGCCACGGCCTCCGCGTCATTGAAGACACCGCCCAAGGCATCGGCGGGACGTGGAACGGGCGCCGTCTCGGCACGATTGGGGACGCGGGCGCGTATTCGTTCCAAGCGAGCAAGAACCTACCCGGCGGCGAGGGCGGGGCCGTGGTCACCAACGACCCGGAACTCGCCGAAAGGGCGTTCAAGCTCATGCACATCAACTACGAGGTGTTGGGCTGGAACTACCGGCTTACGGCCATGACGGCAGCGTTGATTCTATCGCAACTGGAGCGCTTTCCTGATCTCCAGGCCCGCCGCCAGGCGAATGCCGACTTCCTGCGCGAAGAGCTGTCGGCGTTTCCCGGCATAGAGCCCACGCGCGTAGACCCATTCGTAACCGCAGACGGCCTCCACGGCTTGGGCGTGCGCTTTATTGGCGCTGAATTCAGTACCGGGTCTCCAGTTTCACGGAATGCATTTGTCAAAGCCCTGCACGCGGAAGGCATCCCCTGCTCCTTGGGCTACGGCGACCCAGTGCACAAACTCCCGCTCTTCCAAGAGGCCGCCACGCGTATGCGGGACCATTGCCCCGTGGCCTGCAACCATCCCGCGATGGTAAACATGGACTACACCAAGCTGCACCTGCCCAACGTGGAACGCCTGTGTGCTGAAGAGGCCCTGCGCTTCAACCAACCGCTCCTGCTT